The window GGGATGTTGCCCAAGAACCCGCTGGGGCGCGAGTGTCTCCGCAAGTTGCGGATCTATCGGGGTGAGGGGCACCGGCACGCCGCCCAGCGGCCCACGGCGCTTCAACTGATCGCGAGTCGGGAGCGTGACGCGTGATGGACGGGTCGGGGCAGGTCACCACCTCCGGCGGTCGCAAAGAGGCGATTGCGAGGATCCGGATGATCCCCGGCAGCGGCGCGATTGTGGTCAATGGCCGTCCGGTGGACAAGTATTTCCCCAAAGGGCCGCTCCAGACAGCGATCCACCAGCCGCTCGTCGTCGCGAACGCCGAGGGCCGGTTCGATGTGTTCGCCAAAGTCACCGGGGGCGGCGTAGTGGGGCAGGCCGGCGCGATCCGCCATGGGATCGCGCGGGCACTATTGACGCTCG is drawn from bacterium and contains these coding sequences:
- the rpsI gene encoding 30S ribosomal protein S9, whose translation is MDGSGQVTTSGGRKEAIARIRMIPGSGAIVVNGRPVDKYFPKGPLQTAIHQPLVVANAEGRFDVFAKVTGGGVVGQAGAIRHGIARALLTLDAELRSPLRKAGLLTRDPRTKERKKYGHKRARKGFQYSKR